The following coding sequences are from one Kushneria phosphatilytica window:
- a CDS encoding FCD domain-containing protein, translated as MTRQYQRIGRMIEAEIETGTLAPGDRLPTERDYAERFGVSRTVVREAFIMLELAGQVSVRKGSGTYVCAREEARYTGVTTSPVDALPEADIGPFELLNARQVVESAIAASAALLIPKSDLRHLQQLLDDERRALDEHHSRKLPHADADAADRAFHLGIAEASQNTLLHEMATQLWDQRHRSAMWQQLHSHILDFSYRENWLADHDVILARLRKRDGDGAHQAMWQHLENVKTTLMTLSDTDDPRFDGYLFNSH; from the coding sequence ATGACACGCCAGTATCAGCGCATCGGTCGGATGATCGAGGCGGAGATCGAAACCGGCACGCTGGCGCCCGGCGATCGACTGCCAACCGAGCGCGACTATGCCGAGCGCTTCGGCGTGAGTCGCACCGTGGTGCGCGAAGCTTTTATCATGCTGGAGCTGGCCGGACAGGTCAGTGTGCGCAAGGGATCGGGCACCTATGTATGCGCCCGGGAGGAAGCACGCTATACCGGAGTAACCACATCACCGGTCGATGCCTTGCCGGAGGCCGATATCGGCCCCTTCGAACTGCTCAATGCACGCCAGGTGGTGGAAAGCGCCATTGCTGCCAGCGCAGCCCTGCTGATTCCCAAATCGGATCTGCGTCATCTTCAACAGCTGCTCGATGACGAGCGTCGCGCGCTCGATGAGCATCACAGCCGGAAGCTACCGCATGCCGACGCCGATGCGGCCGATCGCGCCTTTCATCTGGGGATCGCCGAAGCCAGTCAGAATACATTGCTGCACGAGATGGCGACCCAGCTCTGGGATCAGCGTCATCGCAGCGCCATGTGGCAGCAACTGCACAGCCATATCCTCGATTTTTCCTATCGGGAGAACTGGCTGGCCGACCATGACGTCATTCTGGCCCGGCTGCGCAAGCGTGACGGTGATGGCGCCCATCAGGCCATGTGGCAGCATCTGGAGAACGTCAAGACGACACTGATGACGCTTTCCGATACGGATGACCCTCGCTTCGATGGGTATCTGTTCAATTCGCACTGA
- a CDS encoding copper resistance protein NlpE N-terminal domain-containing protein codes for MKSSRRAIALGGLCIALGLGGCAGTTHSPDQQVKEAPVSLTMSDAWQGVLPCVDCQGLETRLILMRSGVTGLPAGYVIDQQSLNGQQDGPKTSRTGDWTIEKGSLTDPKATIFRLDPDTSGAPCLSFQLLESGALRALDCNGSPLHAPREPILQPVQPQRSDASEAPGTATP; via the coding sequence ATGAAGTCATCCAGGCGCGCGATTGCCCTTGGTGGGTTGTGTATTGCACTAGGGCTCGGAGGATGTGCCGGCACGACACACTCCCCCGATCAGCAGGTCAAGGAGGCGCCGGTGTCGCTGACGATGTCGGATGCCTGGCAGGGTGTGCTCCCCTGTGTGGATTGTCAGGGCCTGGAAACCCGGCTGATTCTGATGCGCTCTGGCGTTACGGGGCTGCCTGCCGGCTATGTGATCGATCAGCAGAGCCTCAACGGCCAACAGGATGGGCCGAAGACCAGTCGTACCGGCGACTGGACAATTGAAAAGGGGAGTCTGACGGATCCGAAGGCCACGATCTTTCGGCTGGACCCGGATACCTCCGGAGCGCCCTGTCTCTCCTTCCAGCTGCTCGAAAGCGGTGCCCTGAGAGCACTCGATTGTAATGGTTCACCGCTGCATGCGCCTCGTGAGCCGATTCTTCAACCGGTCCAGCCGCAGCGCAGCGATGCCAGCGAGGCGCCCGGGACGGCCACGCCCTGA
- a CDS encoding energy-coupling factor ABC transporter permease, translating to MHIEPGVVTGAKILLSYGTAVGALGLTSRMALETLRHDGGAVALLGRSVITTLLVFCFFQILPHQPVGVSEVHLILGSTLFLMFGAGPAAIGLALGLLLQGLLFAPFDLPQYGMNVTTLLVPLWGLRLLAARLIPAHTRYVDVTYRQALALSSAYQGGIVAWVTFWALYGEGFTAETLVGVGTFGMAYMSVILLEPLIDLGVLAGAKSLSHVTHHPLFTRRLRQAAL from the coding sequence ATGCATATTGAACCGGGCGTTGTTACAGGCGCCAAAATCCTGCTCAGTTATGGTACGGCTGTCGGGGCGCTGGGTCTGACCAGCAGAATGGCTCTGGAGACGCTGCGCCATGATGGGGGTGCAGTCGCCTTGCTGGGGCGCAGTGTCATTACCACCCTGCTGGTCTTCTGCTTCTTCCAGATATTGCCCCATCAGCCCGTAGGGGTGTCCGAAGTGCACCTTATTCTGGGCTCGACACTGTTTCTGATGTTCGGTGCCGGTCCTGCGGCCATTGGGCTGGCACTCGGCCTGCTGCTTCAGGGACTGCTTTTTGCACCGTTTGATCTGCCCCAGTACGGCATGAACGTTACTACCCTGCTGGTTCCGCTCTGGGGGCTCAGATTACTGGCCGCGCGTCTCATTCCTGCGCATACCCGCTATGTGGATGTCACCTATCGTCAGGCGCTGGCACTCTCGAGCGCCTACCAGGGGGGCATTGTAGCCTGGGTTACCTTCTGGGCACTTTATGGCGAGGGCTTCACCGCCGAGACGCTGGTTGGCGTAGGTACCTTCGGGATGGCCTACATGTCGGTCATTCTGCTTGAGCCATTGATCGATCTGGGTGTGCTGGCCGGTGCCAAAAGTCTTTCACATGTCACACACCATCCACTGTTCACTCGTCGGCTGCGTCAGGCGGCGCTCTGA
- a CDS encoding 4a-hydroxytetrahydrobiopterin dehydratase, with amino-acid sequence MSELAHQQCIACRRDAPRVSVEEINELKPAIPEWQLVERHGIQQLERLYTFSDFRQALEFTCRVGELAEQAGHHPALLTEWGRVTVTWWTHKIHGLHRNDFIMAARTDELIER; translated from the coding sequence ATGAGCGAACTGGCCCATCAGCAGTGCATCGCCTGTCGCCGCGATGCGCCCCGAGTGAGTGTGGAAGAGATCAATGAACTCAAACCGGCCATTCCCGAATGGCAACTGGTGGAGAGACATGGTATCCAGCAGCTGGAGCGGCTTTATACCTTCAGTGATTTTCGTCAGGCACTCGAATTCACCTGCCGGGTTGGCGAGCTGGCCGAGCAGGCCGGACATCATCCGGCGCTGCTGACCGAATGGGGCCGAGTTACGGTCACGTGGTGGACTCACAAGATTCACGGTCTACACCGCAACGATTTCATCATGGCGGCGCGAACCGACGAACTGATCGAGCGGTAA
- a CDS encoding EAL domain-containing protein → MANCARVAGHCKRCDTELPFAFTMAFQPIVDVQEKRIVTHEALVRGPRGESALSILSRVDDRLLYRFDQACRVRAIELASDLGMSVNLSINFLPNAVYEPTACIRNTLDTANRLNWHVDRLNFEITETERIRDRGHLRHIVEAYREMGFHTSLDDFGSGHANLDLLVELTPDTLKLDLQLIRGIHRDSRRQALVRNTIALAGELGIGLIAEGIEVVEEARWLRDHGVTRQQGYFFARPALNALAECPAERFTLLAG, encoded by the coding sequence ATGGCCAATTGTGCCCGGGTCGCCGGTCACTGTAAGCGATGTGATACCGAATTACCCTTTGCCTTTACCATGGCTTTTCAACCCATCGTGGATGTGCAGGAAAAACGTATTGTCACGCACGAGGCACTGGTGCGTGGCCCCCGTGGGGAGTCGGCATTGAGCATTCTGTCCCGGGTGGATGATCGACTGCTCTACCGCTTCGATCAGGCCTGCCGGGTACGTGCCATCGAGCTTGCCAGCGATCTTGGAATGTCGGTCAACCTGTCGATCAACTTCCTGCCCAATGCGGTTTATGAGCCGACGGCCTGTATCCGGAATACTCTGGACACCGCCAACCGACTGAACTGGCATGTTGATCGGCTCAACTTCGAGATCACCGAGACGGAACGTATTCGTGATCGCGGTCATCTCCGCCATATCGTCGAGGCCTATCGGGAGATGGGCTTTCATACGTCGCTGGATGATTTTGGCAGCGGTCATGCCAATCTCGATCTGCTGGTCGAATTGACGCCGGACACCCTCAAACTCGATCTTCAGCTGATTCGTGGCATCCATCGTGATTCGCGGCGCCAGGCGCTGGTGCGCAACACCATTGCACTGGCCGGTGAACTGGGTATCGGCCTGATCGCCGAGGGCATTGAAGTGGTCGAGGAGGCGCGCTGGTTGCGTGATCATGGCGTCACGCGCCAACAGGGGTATTTCTTTGCCCGGCCGGCACTGAATGCGCTCGCCGAGTGCCCTGCCGAGCGCTTTACGCTATTGGCAGGCTGA
- a CDS encoding alpha/beta hydrolase, which translates to MSLDIQARRVLEHMARMGAHLPLQPSVEQLRALQHERTRVFAGTGREMARVEDRTIAGVGVRWYRPEDIDTPSPLLIYCHGGGFVTGDLDTHDVVCRHLADAGRVQVVAVDYRRAPEHPFPAALEDCMSVLTALYHDADGFDIDPERIIVGGDSAGGSLAAVMTQQMRDRAELALAGQLLIYPCTRGDVAPDSPSRRQHAEGYGLTLAGMRWYMEAYAAGHDLYDVRLSPFYTADPAGLPPAFLATAEHDLLRDEGEVYGWRLARHGVMVTQKCYPGTIHACICMDGVLDRGREMLADAAHWLRLYTN; encoded by the coding sequence ATGTCGCTGGATATTCAGGCACGTCGGGTACTGGAGCACATGGCTCGAATGGGAGCGCATCTGCCACTGCAGCCATCCGTTGAACAACTGCGTGCACTGCAGCATGAGCGGACCAGGGTCTTTGCTGGCACGGGCCGAGAGATGGCCCGGGTTGAGGATCGTACGATCGCCGGGGTCGGAGTGCGATGGTACAGACCAGAGGATATCGACACACCATCGCCGCTACTGATCTATTGTCACGGTGGCGGCTTCGTGACCGGTGATCTTGATACCCATGATGTGGTCTGTCGCCATCTGGCGGATGCCGGGCGCGTGCAGGTGGTGGCAGTCGATTATCGACGTGCGCCGGAGCACCCCTTCCCGGCGGCGCTGGAGGATTGCATGAGTGTGCTGACAGCGCTGTATCACGATGCCGACGGTTTCGATATCGATCCTGAACGAATTATCGTGGGTGGCGACAGTGCCGGCGGCAGTCTGGCTGCAGTCATGACGCAGCAGATGCGGGATCGCGCCGAGCTGGCCCTGGCCGGTCAGTTGCTGATCTATCCCTGTACCCGGGGTGATGTCGCGCCGGATTCGCCCTCCCGAAGGCAGCATGCCGAAGGTTACGGTCTGACGCTGGCCGGTATGCGCTGGTATATGGAGGCCTATGCCGCAGGACATGACTTGTACGATGTGCGTCTCTCTCCCTTCTATACGGCCGATCCTGCGGGTCTGCCACCGGCCTTTCTGGCTACTGCCGAACACGATCTGCTGCGCGATGAAGGAGAGGTGTATGGATGGCGCCTGGCCCGGCACGGCGTCATGGTGACGCAGAAGTGCTACCCCGGCACCATTCACGCCTGCATCTGCATGGATGGCGTGCTTGATCGGGGTCGGGAAATGCTGGCGGATGCTGCGCACTGGTTGCGCCTTTACACGAATTGA
- a CDS encoding homocysteine S-methyltransferase family protein: protein MAKYRYHLPQLDGGLFLTDSGLETTLIFQEGLELPCFAAFHLLKDAAGTEVLRDYFRRHVDIAREFGTGFIFESATWRSSPDWGRALGYSSTELDMANRRAIELLHELRKARETSATPCVISGCIGPRGDGYDPGRVMTADEARTYHADQLRVLVGADVDMITAITMTSVTEAVGITRAAEAEDVPVVISFTVETDGHLPTGETLAEAIKQVDNETGSVPAYYMINCAHPSHFAEVLTNEPWIQRLRGLRCNASKKSHAELDEAVALDAGDPETLGAEYGRLLARFPHLNVFGGCCGTDDRHIRQICLSCQ, encoded by the coding sequence ATGGCGAAATACAGATATCATCTGCCACAACTTGACGGCGGACTGTTTCTGACTGATTCAGGCCTCGAGACCACTCTGATCTTTCAGGAGGGGCTGGAGCTGCCCTGTTTTGCTGCATTTCATCTGCTGAAGGATGCAGCGGGTACTGAAGTGCTGCGCGACTACTTCCGGCGACACGTCGACATTGCTCGAGAGTTCGGCACCGGGTTTATCTTCGAAAGTGCAACCTGGCGATCGAGCCCGGACTGGGGCAGGGCGCTGGGCTACTCGAGCACCGAATTGGATATGGCGAATCGCCGGGCAATCGAGCTGCTTCACGAGCTGCGCAAGGCGCGTGAGACCTCGGCCACGCCTTGTGTGATCAGCGGCTGTATCGGTCCCCGGGGAGATGGCTATGATCCTGGCCGGGTCATGACTGCCGACGAAGCCCGGACGTATCATGCTGATCAACTACGGGTCCTGGTTGGCGCGGATGTTGACATGATAACTGCCATTACCATGACCAGTGTAACGGAGGCAGTAGGTATCACGCGCGCCGCCGAGGCCGAGGACGTGCCGGTAGTGATATCGTTCACCGTTGAAACCGACGGCCATCTGCCGACTGGCGAGACGCTGGCCGAGGCGATTAAACAAGTCGACAATGAGACCGGCAGCGTACCTGCCTATTACATGATCAACTGCGCTCATCCGAGCCACTTTGCGGAGGTGCTGACGAATGAGCCATGGATACAGCGACTGCGTGGATTGCGCTGCAATGCTTCGAAGAAGAGTCATGCCGAACTGGATGAGGCGGTAGCGCTCGATGCAGGAGATCCTGAAACGCTTGGTGCCGAGTATGGCCGCCTGCTAGCACGTTTCCCGCACCTCAACGTGTTCGGAGGCTGCTGTGGGACGGATGATCGGCATATCCGGCAGATCTGCCTCTCCTGTCAATGA
- a CDS encoding type I phosphomannose isomerase catalytic subunit — translation MQWYPLKLSTPLARQCFGGERLRTRLGKAIDTQKRVAEAWEVSDVEGASARIENGELAGLSLHDVFEQHKEALMGPHWQGPPHFPLLYKFIDGTGMLPVHVHADDDTARRQGIWHHGKTEAWHILWCEPGATLLLGVKAGVTHERLREALLAQDYDTVMHRYSLRPGDTFYVPAGTLHSFGPGVVLGEIQQTADILEQAMPWEMADGAPLSQEQWEANIEATLGQLNLDQQSQPHPGLVIHDGEHIERRFCCAGPWFAMERIVFTRGYRRSFDRAVLLSNPDAPITVRWANGETQLPRAESLLLPAALGEIELVGKGDVLMHYEPDLEHDVVAPLMAAGYSQHEIEQLGDIGVR, via the coding sequence ATGCAATGGTATCCCCTGAAGCTCTCTACTCCTCTGGCGCGCCAATGTTTTGGCGGCGAGCGGCTGCGCACCCGACTGGGCAAGGCGATTGATACTCAAAAGCGAGTGGCCGAAGCCTGGGAGGTCAGTGATGTCGAAGGCGCCAGCGCCCGGATTGAAAATGGTGAACTGGCGGGGCTGTCGCTCCACGATGTGTTCGAACAGCATAAAGAGGCATTGATGGGTCCACACTGGCAGGGACCGCCTCACTTCCCGCTGCTCTACAAGTTCATTGACGGTACCGGCATGTTACCGGTGCATGTACATGCCGATGACGACACCGCGCGCCGTCAGGGCATCTGGCATCATGGCAAGACCGAAGCCTGGCATATCCTCTGGTGTGAACCTGGCGCCACCCTGCTGCTGGGTGTGAAAGCCGGCGTGACTCATGAACGGTTGCGGGAAGCGCTGTTGGCACAGGACTACGATACCGTCATGCACCGCTACTCGCTTCGTCCTGGTGATACCTTTTATGTCCCGGCCGGCACCCTGCACTCCTTCGGCCCGGGCGTGGTGCTGGGAGAAATCCAGCAGACAGCCGACATCCTCGAGCAGGCGATGCCATGGGAGATGGCCGATGGAGCCCCTCTTTCGCAGGAACAGTGGGAGGCCAATATCGAGGCCACACTCGGTCAGCTCAATCTCGACCAGCAGAGTCAACCGCACCCGGGGCTGGTCATTCATGACGGTGAGCATATCGAGCGCCGGTTCTGCTGCGCCGGTCCATGGTTCGCCATGGAGCGTATCGTATTCACCCGGGGTTATCGCCGTTCATTCGATCGGGCAGTGCTGCTCAGCAACCCGGATGCGCCGATCACCGTGCGCTGGGCCAACGGAGAGACGCAATTGCCACGCGCCGAAAGCCTGCTGCTCCCGGCAGCCCTCGGGGAGATCGAACTGGTCGGCAAGGGCGATGTCCTGATGCATTATGAACCCGACCTGGAACACGACGTTGTCGCGCCACTCATGGCTGCCGGTTACAGCCAGCATGAGATCGAACAGTTGGGTGATATCGGGGTCCGCTGA
- a CDS encoding D-2-hydroxyacid dehydrogenase family protein, which translates to MSLRCAILDDYQRTARSRANWQALEDRIDITVFSDHLAQDSAVIARLRPFDILVIMRERTPLTAERLAGLPNLRLIVTSGMRNAGIDLVAARQLGITVCGTGGDSRPPTELSWALILGLARHLTTEHTAMRTNGPWQQTVGMTLAGRTLGLVGLGNIGARMARIAQAFEMPVMAWSEHLTRERCHEFNVTLASSLSELLERSDIVSLHLKLSDRTRGLLGSDEIARMKPSALLINTSRAAIVDQQAMIRALEHGTIAGAGLDVFEQEPLPDDHILRRLSNVLTTPHLGYVADTNYTTYFREAVEDIEAFLAGTPIRELA; encoded by the coding sequence ATGTCCCTGCGCTGCGCCATTCTCGATGACTATCAGCGAACTGCCCGCTCCCGGGCCAACTGGCAGGCGCTCGAAGATCGCATCGATATCACGGTTTTCAGCGATCATCTGGCACAGGACAGCGCCGTCATCGCGCGACTGAGGCCCTTCGACATTCTGGTTATCATGCGTGAGCGGACCCCCCTCACTGCCGAGCGGCTGGCAGGACTGCCGAATCTACGGCTGATCGTGACTTCAGGGATGCGCAATGCCGGGATCGATCTCGTGGCCGCTCGCCAACTCGGCATCACGGTCTGTGGCACCGGGGGCGACAGTCGCCCGCCGACCGAGCTGAGCTGGGCCCTGATCCTCGGCCTGGCACGCCATCTGACCACCGAACACACCGCCATGCGCACCAACGGGCCCTGGCAACAAACGGTCGGCATGACCCTCGCCGGACGTACCCTCGGACTGGTAGGGCTGGGCAATATCGGCGCTCGCATGGCGCGCATCGCACAGGCCTTCGAGATGCCTGTCATGGCCTGGAGCGAACATCTCACCCGGGAGCGCTGCCATGAATTCAATGTCACGCTCGCTTCATCGCTGAGTGAACTGCTCGAACGCAGCGATATCGTCTCGCTCCATCTCAAACTGAGTGATCGCACCCGCGGTCTGCTCGGTTCCGACGAGATCGCCCGAATGAAACCTTCGGCGTTGCTGATCAACACTTCGCGCGCCGCAATCGTCGATCAGCAGGCGATGATTCGAGCACTGGAGCACGGCACCATTGCCGGCGCCGGGCTGGATGTGTTCGAGCAGGAGCCACTGCCTGACGATCATATCCTGCGGAGGCTATCCAATGTTCTGACCACCCCTCATCTTGGCTATGTCGCTGATACCAACTACACCACCTACTTTCGTGAAGCGGTCGAGGATATAGAAGCCTTTCTGGCCGGTACGCCGATTCGCGAACTCGCCTGA
- the kdgK gene encoding 2-dehydro-3-deoxygluconokinase — protein sequence MNQSMALIGECMIELHGRREETFRQGFAGDTFNTAVYLARLCDQQTLQIEYVSAVGDDTFSEAMLACWAREGIGHALTARLENRLPGLYVIETDAAGERHFNYWRSEAAARFMFDDEAEGEHRLAQLANFNTLYLSGITLAILTESGRERLLEALARARLHGARVVFDNNYRPRLWADTATAQRHYRALLEHVDLVLATFEDDQALYGIDSVEELLAYYTGIGLDEVVIKRGAQSCIVVTPQGREEIAGEVVEQVVDTTAAGDAFSAGYLACRLQGGSSTDAARQGHRLAATVIQHRGAIIDPRYMPAMS from the coding sequence GTGAATCAATCCATGGCGCTGATCGGCGAGTGCATGATCGAGCTTCACGGTCGTCGAGAGGAAACATTTCGGCAGGGGTTTGCAGGCGATACCTTCAATACGGCGGTATACCTGGCGCGCCTCTGCGATCAGCAAACCCTGCAGATAGAGTATGTGTCAGCGGTCGGTGACGATACCTTCAGTGAGGCCATGCTGGCCTGCTGGGCGCGGGAAGGCATCGGCCATGCGCTGACAGCCCGGCTGGAAAACCGCCTGCCCGGGCTTTATGTCATTGAAACTGATGCAGCGGGGGAGCGCCATTTTAACTACTGGCGCAGCGAGGCGGCAGCACGGTTCATGTTCGATGACGAGGCCGAGGGCGAACACCGCCTGGCGCAGCTGGCGAACTTCAATACCCTCTATCTTAGCGGCATCACGCTGGCCATTCTGACCGAGAGCGGTCGCGAACGTTTGCTGGAAGCGCTCGCTCGCGCACGGCTACATGGCGCTCGGGTGGTGTTCGATAATAACTATCGTCCGCGACTTTGGGCGGATACAGCGACGGCGCAACGACACTACCGGGCGCTGCTCGAACACGTTGATCTGGTGCTGGCAACCTTCGAGGATGATCAGGCCCTGTATGGTATCGACAGCGTCGAAGAACTGCTGGCGTACTATACCGGGATCGGCCTCGATGAGGTGGTTATCAAGCGAGGCGCACAAAGCTGTATTGTTGTAACGCCGCAGGGGCGCGAGGAGATCGCCGGTGAAGTGGTCGAGCAGGTAGTGGATACCACGGCTGCTGGCGATGCCTTCAGCGCCGGCTACCTGGCCTGTCGCCTGCAGGGAGGCAGCAGCACCGATGCCGCGCGCCAGGGGCATCGGCTGGCGGCAACGGTCATTCAGCACCGGGGTGCGATTATCGATCCCCGTTACATGCCGGCCATGTCATAG
- a CDS encoding HAD-IA family hydrolase: MASDFCLIFDCDGTLVDSEPLLASALEHSLTKAGLPFEARRYMEEFRGVQFARILAAMEQEHGMQLSDEHRESTENTMRIRLEDHMRASLEPIEGVETTLATLDQPCCVASNGPLRKIRLSMETSGLGRFFGDRLFSAYEIGTWKPDPGLYRHAGEVMGFNPERCVVIDDAPVGVEAGMAAGMHVVHLNRFSDRESTPEGAWPIERFDQLPEVIARLQRRLDSTVQ; this comes from the coding sequence ATGGCCTCTGATTTCTGTCTGATTTTCGACTGCGATGGCACCCTGGTAGACAGCGAACCACTACTGGCCAGCGCGCTGGAGCACTCGCTGACCAAAGCAGGCCTTCCCTTCGAGGCACGCCGCTACATGGAAGAGTTCCGCGGCGTCCAGTTCGCCAGAATTCTGGCGGCAATGGAACAGGAGCATGGCATGCAACTCTCCGATGAGCACCGGGAGAGTACCGAAAATACCATGCGCATCCGACTGGAAGATCACATGCGCGCCTCGCTGGAGCCGATCGAAGGGGTGGAGACCACGCTGGCAACACTCGATCAGCCCTGTTGTGTGGCCTCCAATGGGCCATTACGCAAGATCCGGCTTTCGATGGAAACCAGCGGGCTCGGGCGATTTTTCGGCGACCGGCTTTTTTCCGCCTATGAAATCGGCACCTGGAAGCCTGATCCCGGTCTTTACCGGCATGCCGGAGAAGTCATGGGCTTCAACCCCGAACGCTGTGTGGTCATCGATGACGCGCCCGTAGGCGTGGAAGCCGGCATGGCCGCCGGTATGCATGTGGTCCACCTCAACCGCTTCAGTGACCGGGAATCGACACCAGAGGGCGCCTGGCCCATCGAACGCTTCGATCAGTTACCCGAGGTCATCGCACGCCTGCAACGCCGGCTCGATTCCACGGTCCAATAG
- a CDS encoding DUF2076 domain-containing protein: MASEEQRLIDDLFNRLKKAEENTGERDDEAEQRIQSHVQKQPAAPYYMAQTILMQEAALKRLQARVERLEHEAREQRSSGGFLAGLFGVRDEPAAHSSQRRNDTSQQTPGWGSRAEPGQGQRGFAQGMSGRGGGFLGGALQTAAGVAGGVMLGNLMMDMFGHHQPEEMVNVIEDPNAGEASAAGDDIDAGSAGAPMDDGLAGGPDDNTGFEDTDFGGMPGFDDDGFDEL, encoded by the coding sequence ATGGCATCCGAAGAGCAGCGTCTGATCGATGATCTTTTCAATCGGCTGAAAAAGGCCGAGGAGAACACGGGCGAGCGAGATGATGAAGCCGAGCAGCGTATTCAGTCGCATGTGCAAAAGCAGCCTGCAGCGCCCTACTACATGGCACAGACCATTCTGATGCAGGAAGCCGCGCTCAAGCGGCTTCAGGCACGGGTGGAACGACTGGAGCACGAAGCCCGCGAACAGCGCTCCAGCGGAGGCTTTCTGGCCGGACTGTTTGGTGTCAGGGATGAACCGGCAGCTCATTCATCACAGCGCCGCAACGACACCTCACAGCAGACACCAGGCTGGGGCTCACGCGCCGAGCCCGGCCAGGGTCAGCGCGGCTTTGCCCAGGGCATGAGCGGTCGAGGCGGCGGATTTCTCGGTGGTGCCCTGCAGACAGCCGCCGGGGTAGCCGGTGGGGTCATGCTGGGCAATCTGATGATGGACATGTTCGGTCATCATCAGCCCGAAGAGATGGTCAATGTTATCGAGGATCCGAACGCTGGCGAGGCCAGCGCTGCCGGCGACGATATCGATGCGGGTAGCGCAGGGGCACCGATGGACGACGGCCTTGCCGGTGGCCCGGACGACAACACCGGGTTCGAAGATACCGATTTCGGTGGTATGCCGGGCTTCGACGACGATGGCTTCGACGAACTCTGA
- the argC gene encoding N-acetyl-gamma-glutamyl-phosphate reductase: protein MAFQVYVDGQEGTTGLRLIDYLTGRDDIELLRIDSERRRDRDERARLLNNADIAFLCLPDDASREAASLVENPDTCIIDASTAFRTDPEWVYGLPELVPEQRERLRTGKRIANVGCHASAFIMLVRPLVDAGILPPDYPLSAFSLTGYSGGGKRMIAEYESGGSSEQLAAPRPYALNLAHKHLPEMRLHGGLTRDPVFNPVVGPFLKGLAVTIPLHVAELAPGTNATTLHAIYRDRYGDEPFMRVMALDDDEHNLDRGFFDVQGCNDTNRADLFVFGGAERLNLTLRMDNLGKGAAGAAVQNMNIHLGLDETTGLTRTTT, encoded by the coding sequence ATGGCATTTCAGGTCTATGTGGATGGACAGGAAGGCACCACCGGTCTCAGGCTGATCGACTATCTGACCGGTCGCGATGATATCGAACTGCTGCGCATCGACAGTGAGCGCCGTCGCGACCGCGACGAACGAGCCCGCTTGCTCAACAATGCCGATATCGCCTTTCTCTGTCTGCCGGATGATGCCTCGCGCGAGGCCGCAAGCCTGGTCGAGAACCCCGACACCTGCATCATTGATGCCAGTACCGCCTTTCGCACGGACCCGGAGTGGGTCTATGGTCTGCCGGAGCTGGTTCCCGAGCAGCGCGAACGTCTTCGCACCGGCAAGCGCATTGCCAATGTCGGCTGCCACGCCAGCGCCTTTATCATGCTGGTGCGTCCGCTGGTCGACGCCGGCATACTGCCACCGGATTATCCGCTTTCGGCCTTTTCACTGACCGGCTACAGCGGTGGTGGCAAGCGCATGATCGCCGAATACGAATCAGGCGGCAGCAGCGAGCAGCTCGCCGCACCTCGCCCCTATGCCCTGAATCTGGCACACAAGCATCTGCCGGAGATGCGGCTTCACGGGGGCCTGACGCGCGATCCGGTCTTCAACCCGGTGGTCGGCCCTTTCCTGAAAGGACTCGCTGTCACCATCCCGCTGCATGTCGCCGAGTTGGCCCCAGGCACGAATGCCACCACGCTCCACGCCATCTACCGCGACCGTTACGGCGACGAACCGTTCATGCGTGTCATGGCGCTGGATGACGATGAGCACAACCTCGATCGCGGCTTCTTCGACGTCCAGGGGTGTAACGATACCAATCGGGCTGATCTGTTTGTCTTCGGCGGTGCCGAACGGCTCAATCTCACCCTGCGCATGGATAACCTTGGCAAGGGCGCTGCTGGCGCTGCCGTGCAGAACATGAACATCCATCTCGGCCTTGACGAGACGACCGGCCTGACCCGCACCACGACCTGA